One segment of Candidatus Omnitrophota bacterium DNA contains the following:
- the cyoE gene encoding protoheme IX farnesyltransferase has translation MRFNDYFELTKPRLTALVVVTTAAGWWVALRSVEFAAQALPVLITTALVVGGANALNQWAEHAQDALMRRTKNRPIPSGRLTPIQAYRFGLGLSVIGFIGMLLLVNGLSTIIALISWAIYVLVYTPLKRQTPLCTLVGAIPGALPTLIGWTASGRSLAVEAAALFAILFVWQLPHFLALAVLYRDDYARAGFRMLTVMQPEGDVTARQMAWYAAVLVPLSLLPAMMGLAGSSYFYGALVLSGCLCAAALRTAVRSSQAAARQLFHASIAYLPLLLALLAVSRPPAAAAWW, from the coding sequence ATGCGCTTCAACGATTACTTCGAGCTCACCAAACCGCGCTTAACGGCGCTGGTGGTCGTGACGACGGCGGCCGGGTGGTGGGTCGCGCTGCGCTCTGTGGAGTTTGCCGCGCAGGCGCTGCCCGTCCTCATCACGACCGCCCTCGTGGTCGGCGGGGCCAATGCGCTGAATCAGTGGGCCGAGCACGCGCAGGATGCGCTGATGCGGCGCACGAAGAATCGGCCGATTCCCTCCGGACGGTTGACGCCAATACAGGCCTATCGCTTCGGCCTCGGCCTCTCCGTCATCGGGTTCATCGGCATGCTCCTCCTGGTGAATGGACTCAGCACGATCATTGCGCTCATCAGTTGGGCCATCTATGTGCTCGTCTATACGCCGCTGAAACGGCAGACCCCCCTGTGCACCTTGGTCGGGGCCATTCCCGGAGCCTTGCCGACGCTGATCGGCTGGACCGCGTCAGGCCGTTCGCTGGCCGTGGAGGCGGCAGCGCTCTTCGCCATCCTGTTTGTGTGGCAGCTGCCGCATTTTCTGGCCCTGGCGGTGCTGTATCGCGACGATTATGCGCGCGCAGGATTTCGGATGCTGACCGTGATGCAACCGGAAGGCGATGTGACGGCTCGCCAAATGGCGTGGTATGCCGCGGTGCTCGTGCCCTTGAGCCTGTTGCCGGCCATGATGGGGTTGGCCGGTTCGTCGTATTTTTACGGGGCCTTAGTACTCAGCGGATGCTTGTGCGCGGCAGCGCTGCGCACGGCCGTGCGCAGCTCGCAAGCCGCGGCGCGGCAGCTGTTTCACGCGTCGATTGCGTATCTGCCGCTGTTGCTCGCGCTGCTCGCGGTGAGCCGTCCGCCGGCCGCCGCCGCGTGGTGGTAA
- a CDS encoding COX15/CtaA family protein, producing the protein MAVHRYAIATAIATFFLLIAGSLVTSTDSGLAVPDWPLSYGVFFPPMVGGIFYEHGHRMIAGLVGLMILGLAVWLWRREDRRWVKRLAAAALAAVVLQVLLGGLTVLLLLPPQISIAHACLGQAVFCLVVCIAQATSPGWVEPPARRDHPAGRTLGRFGVAAAVIAAIQLLLGAIIRHTGFGVWWHITGAVLLIGTVTAVSLTTKRFVGRQALWRGHVLRLHALVGIQLLVGIGVFFSRGSVPLRTVHVALGALVLAQAVVLAWSMLRCASTITSSSPNRA; encoded by the coding sequence ATGGCCGTGCATCGTTACGCAATCGCTACAGCAATCGCGACGTTCTTCCTGCTCATCGCCGGGAGTCTGGTCACCTCGACAGATTCCGGGCTGGCGGTGCCGGATTGGCCGCTGTCCTACGGCGTGTTCTTTCCCCCCATGGTCGGCGGCATTTTCTATGAGCACGGCCACCGGATGATCGCCGGACTCGTCGGCCTGATGATTTTAGGCTTGGCGGTATGGCTCTGGAGGCGCGAGGACCGCCGTTGGGTGAAGCGCTTGGCCGCGGCGGCGTTGGCGGCGGTCGTCCTGCAAGTCCTGCTGGGCGGGCTGACCGTGCTGCTGCTGCTGCCTCCGCAGATTTCGATTGCGCATGCATGCCTTGGCCAGGCCGTGTTCTGCCTGGTCGTGTGCATTGCGCAGGCGACGAGCCCTGGCTGGGTTGAGCCGCCGGCGCGGCGGGATCATCCGGCAGGACGGACCCTCGGGCGATTCGGGGTGGCGGCCGCTGTGATCGCGGCGATCCAATTGCTGCTGGGAGCCATCATCCGCCACACCGGCTTCGGTGTGTGGTGGCATATTACCGGTGCAGTGCTGCTCATCGGCACCGTCACCGCCGTTTCCCTAACGACAAAACGTTTCGTAGGTCGCCAGGCTCTATGGCGAGGGCATGTGTTACGACTGCATGCGCTGGTGGGAATACAACTCCTTGTGGGTATTGGCGTGTTCTTTTCTCGCGGCTCTGTGCCGCTTCGCACCGTCCATGTCGCGCTCGGCGCGCTGGTGTTGGCGCAAGCCGTGGTGCTCGCCTGGAGCATGCTTCGATGCGCTTCAACGATTACTTCGAGCTCACCAAACCGCGCTTAA